In Festucalex cinctus isolate MCC-2025b chromosome 17, RoL_Fcin_1.0, whole genome shotgun sequence, the genomic stretch CACAATACGCTTTATAAAAAGGCcttcaaagaaaaaagaaaaaaagaaaagaaaaaaaaaaaaaaacaaaaaaaacaaaaaacagtgctgtatattaatttgaaaatgatttaaaaagcaATGAATTATTGCTTGAGAAATATATTTAGAGAAATaagaatttttttcatttttctcccacattatttttttattcatggtatcatttattttaatatttgtacATATATTTGGAATTTTCATATCTGCTATATTTAATATTGCACATATATGATCTGAATTTGATGTAAATAGTTCATTACTTATTTCATTGAATCataaatttttaaatatttttacatttaaacattcattgaatatttttttttatttaaatggatTACTATTTCAGTTAAAGTATCTATCAAACTTTTTTGTCGCTCGtaagaataataattttgtcACGAATACTGTAATAGTTTTTTCTATTATTGTCCAGGTTATTATTTCTCAACGTTATTACATATGCCCATTTGAAATTTTTGTACAAATTTTAGCAAGCATCATGAaagggccacataaaatgatggGGCGGGCCAAATCTGAcccccgggccttgagtttgacaccagtGATCGCTCACTTAGCTATATTCATCGcattgtaattatttattgtattatttattttatgtaaatgttatacatttgatttttaaatgattgCATACATCTCtaaatgaatgtttaaaatgaaataactaaTACTTAATGATCTTTCTTAATTTTGGAACACGTGCTCATCTCTAACCTCAGATACGAGTGCAGaggcacaaatatatatatatatatatatatatcacaaatCCCGTTTGAATAtccgtttcatttttttgttcccaTCCTCAGATAACTGACGTGCAGTGACAACAGACTCCACTCACCATCAATTTGTTGATGATCGATTTGTCTGTGCAGCATTTTAGTCTCAAAGCAATTTactgaatttgataacttccaaTTCATATGCTTGTCACTAAAGTATGTCAATTATTTATTCCCATTTGTCTATGGAAGAAGTGCTTTTTTTGGCAGGCGGTTAAGACAGCAACGTGGTCtacactgccatctagtggctactttgtagcaaaataaaaaaataaataaataaaaaaggtagGCCATGCGATTCTAAAAATACGTATACACTGTACATTAAATATTACACTGTTTACATAGAGTACAATATTAGAGTGCTATTTTCCTTATTAAAACACATTACtgtttttggtgtttgtttttttttaatggggagGCTGGAATGGCGTAATGGCattggccacaagatggcgactTTTGAATTATTGAAGTACCTCGACTCACTTTGACATACAGTAGTTCCTTGACACCAAGGGGCCAATAGATGGcagaaaaacaatatttttgttgttttgaactGTGACTACGTGTGTTGGGTGTACATTTCttcctttccttttttaatAAGATGTTTGTTACAGTTACTTTCGTGATGTGCCAGGGGAGTGGCTAGGAATTAAAACGAGAATAATGTTCAGTTTAgttgtgcaagtgtacctaatcaagtgtcccATGTCTGTCCTTTGTTGTGATTCCAAGCCCAAAACCTGTTGAACCGGTTCAAGTCGGTTGCACGCGCAATTCCGTTTTCCCCTTGCAATGATTTAAATagcttaaaaacaacaaaaccgaACCTTACAAACCAGAGGTATCCTCTTTAAAGTAAGCGCGAATAAATACACTTAAAATAAGTGTTTTACGGCGGACATTTGAGCCAAATTGCGTTTTAAAACAAGCACCTGTCCAGGTGAGTGACGTCACCGCTTCCTCCTCGGTGATGTGACGAACAAGGAAGAAGTCGCCTCCACCGTCGCCGGTCGAATTCGTTCCATTTCGAAGCGTATATATTTCTTCTCCATTCCCACGCCATGGGGGGCGTCTGCGCCCGCTTCGCCGAGGACCACCGGCCGGCGCTCAACTTCGCGCTGCTGGTGCTCGCCTACGTGGCGTATCTGCTGGTCGGCGCCGGCATCTTCTCCGCCGTCGAGCTCCCCTACGAGGTCCGGCTCCGTGACGACCTGGAGGCCACCCGCCGGGACTTCCTGGCCAACAACACCTGCGTGTCGGACGCCAGCCTCCGGGAGCTGCTGGTGCGCGCGCTGGAGGCCAACAACTACGGCGTGTCGGTGGTGGGCAGACGAACCCGCCGCAACTGGGACTTCGTGTCCTCGCTCTTCTTCACCAGCACCGTGCTGACCACCACAGGTGAGGCTAATTGGTTGCCAATCAAGTGCAGGCCCGCTTTTTTGGGGTACGGACAGGCGACTGGACTGAGAAGGGGGCGTCCATTTTAGTAGCTAATGTATACAAAATGGCCATTTGCAGGATCCATCACGGgctattattgttaaaaaataaaatagaaaagatgtactgtacttaattaactcattcactgcctttgacaagtatacttgtcaattgtattttttagagcggtgctaaatgggggcgaatctgagcatgctccactgtaaatatcaaacttggaaacaactttactgatgcccaaccaccggtagatgacatcattgccccattttataggaaataaacacagtttcagagtccatgggagaaatggctgtattttggcaaacctacatttttctgctgtcaattataaaagaacgggacgggacaaaaagtagggagtctattctgttatttggtagattcggtttatatataattattgaatggaatatcacgtgagtattggaaatgtaaaaattttctataatgactggcagtgaatgagttttaaatatAGGACTATGTGGGAAAAATatttgaccaatgacaaggcattTAGATGTACATTCATTTATGTTATAAAATTAAGTAAGTCAAGTAAAGGGTACCGCGCTgctgtagtgttaatttcgtcaacaaaaactagacaaaaataatttcgtccaCTCACATTTTtaaccggactaaaactagcctAGACTTaaacctcattaataaacaataagtgtaaCTAAATCAGTTTgaatttttgtcgactaatgaagacgagacgaaaatgtccttcactcgAGTAAAAACTGGAGTAAAATCTAGTTTACCTACATCTTAGTTCgtgaacaaaaataaaccagAATTACATGATTTTGTAATATCTTGtctaatctgtcacgtctgtgacactgtcatgttcACGTACAGCACAAACATGTGGGACACAGGAGGTTGATTCACGATGaaaggttttaaaaaaagaaaaaaaaaaagaaggaaattatagttataaattaacattaatccaaagGCTATAACGTACCAACAATAataatgcgactgctaacttactagctggtAGCATGGAGTCATAGTAGCCAATGTAATTgtttgtgaagttgtttttcatcaaaaagatgagaacattttacgtaaaatagttttagattaaaaaaaaggttcaataaatctgctgacaaaaaaatatatacaggggGAAAATagctgtcctgactaaaacattgacagtttttgttgactaaaactaaaagaagaaaattctgttttcttggactaaaaccaaaactaaaatgctagatttatagctgactaaaaatggacgacataaaaatgggatgaggttaactaacaagcgtgactgaaattgtactaaaactaatgaacaaCTGCGGTGACAAGGAATTTGACACATAACAAATCCATCTGGTACATTAACATTCCATGATACACTATAACAATACCTGTACTTGAAATGACACGTGCAAAagtattcttttcttttcacattACAGTAGATGTAaaaagtgtacacacacaaaaattagaCAAGATAAAAATAACTTCAAAACGATTCCACCCAGTCATGTGACCTACATCCTgtacaattcaattaaaaagaaactttcaaaataacaaaCATGTTAAATTGGAGTCACCATAAATCTGCCAtcatttaaagtgcctctgattaacctcaaataaaattcagatgttctagaagcttttcctgacatttttttttggagtcatACGGGGACTTATCGACACTATACTTTTCACAAAGAAACACGATCTAAACTGTTAAATGGTTCAAAGTAAGTGttgtgctttgttttaattagtgttgttccgataccgttttttggctcccgataccgatacccagctttgcggtATCGGCCTATACCGATACCATAgatacttaagatttttttttttttcctcaacatgaaaaagctgtcctgccattggttcagagcatttaagggccaataggatatcttagatcggcatgcagtgaacatgtcatatatcaatgaatgttgtgcacaagcaagacacaagatgcagcatccaaaatcctatattagcgttggaattaatggtatcggcatgttacttgtgagtagtcaccgataccgataccactgttttaatgctgtatcggtatcggaacaacactagttttaatTGATATGAATGTCAGTCAAAGTCATTGAaaccatttttttcttgttcttttATGTGATGTATGAGATTTATTAACAACCATACACCGCCCAAATTGAAAATGATCGTTTACAACTTCACCACGCCTTTGTCAGCTTCTTTGTAATTTGGATGTTGCGTTTGTGTTTTAGGTTATGGCCATACCGTGCCACTGTCGGACGAAGGAAAAGCCTTCTGCATCTTCTACTCGGTGGTGGGAATCCCGCTCACCCTCTTCTTCCTCTCGGCCGTGGTGCAGAGGCTGATGGTGCTGGTCACCCGCCGCCCGCTGGCCCACTTCCCGCGCCGCTGGGCCATGTCCAAGGCCAAGTTCGCCGCCATCCACGCGGCGGTCCTGGCCGCGCTGGTGGCCCTCGGCATCCTCGTCATCCCGGCGTGGATCTTCTTCTCCATAGAGCAGGACTGGAACTACCTGGAGTCCCTCTACTTCTGCTTCATCTCCTTGACCACCATCGGGCTGGGAGATTACGTCCCCGGGGAGACTCACAGTACGGAGGACGACCCTCATCGGCAGATCTACAAGCTGGTCATCacgtgtaaggaaaaaatcctttttgttaGTCGGTGAAAAACAGGCACATTTGTTGTTCTTGCGCCAGGGCCAAAGCCAAGTCTCATGTGAACGACTGTTTTgacgccatctggtggcatttTAAGTAATAAAGTTGAACTGAGGGGCggagcttcatttagtcagGTCATAGGTCAGTTACTTATGATGAATCTGGAGGAATGGACAATTAATCGatttttatcaatttatttcaagttattagtcagggacattttatagtttgcTGCTGCTTATATACCATCATGGCTGCATGCATTTTTAGTAATTTGTTGACTTAGACATTCAGTTGCTGTGTTTAGCGAGCAactcatttttcaaaatgaCTTTATTTCGTCTGTTTTTGCTATCGGCATGCTAAACTTGCTAATTAGTGAGGAACGCTAACTTGTCGTGGAATTTGCCCAAGTCTCGGTTGATTTGCTGGAAATTTGTGTTGACTTTTGCCACATTTCCTGAAAATTTTGTGACTTTTCTTCTTGTCATTTTGCTATCGTAGCTTAATTTTGCTATTGTGGCTTAAGGTGTCGGCGTGTTGATATTTGCTCCTCAGCAAGACTTTCGGGAAAAAACATGATTTCCTGGAcgttttttggggtttgtttgaCAGGTGTtgcatgttagcatgctaatattttCTACTTTGGAATGCTAACTTCACTTATGCACGCCAGATCCATACACCAGCATCTAccgaaattcaaacagaattcgctggtgtctgtggatctcactctgcttcatctatccttccctcctttctCTCTTTAGTTTTACCTCTAGTCTCTTGAGATGTCCCTAATCTGGTGGAATATAGAGGTTTCTGAGGTTGGTGTAAGATTTCGGTTTTGTAActatgtgggtggcaggtggtgttttgttggctggatttcactttgattcatcttcctttcctttgacctttcctctggtctcctgacattcTGAACTTCCCAACTGTCGAGACTTAAGTATCTGGTTatggtgaagggtaatgggatttttatttggttttaggtgaactaatgagtaaaaaaaagaatgccaACTTCTGGTGTGACTTGCCAAAGTcgcgtttgatttgatttaactttttgtgtgagttttgatgcattttaccATGCTTATGACAACATTGTTGCACATTCTTATCAATATAAGTTTAGCTTATCGGGGTGTTAACATTTGCTACATAGCGAGGAACACTGATTCACTGGACATATCCAAATCCCGCATGATTTGCTAGAAGTGCGACTTTTCAGGCATTTTAGCATGCTCACAACAACGTtgtcatcattttacttttgtcgtttagcatattagcatgctaatttgtaagattttgtgtGTATTTCAGTGTACCTGCTCCTGGGTCTGGTGTGCATGCTGGTGCTGATGGAGACGTGCGTGGAGCTGCCGCAGATGAAGCGCCTGCGCCAGCGCTTCTACCGCGACGACCTGCGCGAGCTGGACGCCGAGACGGCCAACATCATCGAGCGGGAGCATCCCACCGACGCGTCCGACCGCGTCATCCCGTCCGTGTCGGAGCAGGCCGACACCGTGCGGGGCGGCGGCAGGCCGGAGGTGCCGTACATGCTGGCGTCCACACGCAACGGAAAGCTCAATTAGTGTCAATGGAAAACGGGTCACCTGCGATTGCAACGTCTGGATATtggcttttctgtttgttcggaTTTAATGGCAAAGCACTATTTTGTGCAGCTGACATTAGCTTAGCAGGCTAGAAAACGCCTTCCACAAATCTGATAAGGGGACTGAACATACTgtgatgtatttagtttttttcccctcccgctGTCAGAACATTCCCCACAGATAAGAGCCGGGGCGTGAATGCAGAGGAAGGGCCTTGCTCATTTTCCACTTCCTGCCAAAATGGAGGCTGGTAGAGGAAGCGCCTCGTGCCACGAcctcacatttaaaaacaacttaCCTGCACATCTTACCTGACTTCCTTTACCAACCGAAATATGACAAAAGCGGTCTCTGTTGACagcagacctccgccaaggcctgCTACGTAAGCTTACATATTAGTTActgaaaagcaaagcaaaaaaaaaaaaaaaaagcagctcttTCTTGCAATGTAACACTGTAAAACCTACAAGGTggacttcacttttttttttttttttttttttaagtgcaaattCATTGTgtgacttacaaaaaaaaatagctatttAAATCATTTAAGTCACAGTTTTATGGTGTAGTTTCTACAAGAGGTAGTAAGAAACATATTGTTACGTAAATACAAAATGTTACTATCTTTTGTTAAGGCACAGGATTTTTCACGTGCAAGATGGGTTTGAACACAAGAGGGCAGCATTCATGCTATGAACTAGGTAGGGCTGGCCatcaatacatacatacatatattttatacataccatgggagaaaaaacttattaaaagatattttatcatccataattgtgtgtgtgtataaacgTTTGGCTAATAAATTTATACAGCCTTATATAGACATCAGAGTTCACGTGCAGTCCTTCAAAGCACTTGCGTCTACACGACGTGCGGCCGCTTGGAGCATCTGGGCCCGACGGCGCGCACGACGAGCAAGAGGACGACCAGGAGCAAGAGGACGATGACGGTGACGATGGCCACGTAGCCGGCGTAGGGCAGTGGCGGCGCGTCGGGAGCCTCGGCCGGAATCATGTTGGTCAGGTTGAGCATGTAGCCCAGAGTCCAGCCCGCGTCGCTTCCTTTGATCTGGGATTGAgtcacatcaaaaaaaaaaaaattatgtatatatttttttctccccatggtAATGAAACCTTTCATCCAAAGGAGACtaagggcagaaaaaaaaataattaaaaaaatggaatactGTTGCAACAATGGAGACCGTGTCAAACAGTAAAGTAGTGAAAAAttatccaagaggagactaAGGGCATCTTAAATATCCAAGTCAGGACGAAAGCAGCGCTGCAGCGAAATGGAGACTGCGGCACATAATAATTGATTTATCTACATACACGAGACATTTTGTCTAAGACAGCTGCAAGAAAATGAAGCTTTACAGCAATATGGACACTATGGCAAACAGTGAAGGAaaggagcaaaaaaataaatgaaaatgggaATTAAGACAAATGTAATCCTAGAGGAGACTAAGGCCAGCAGGGAAAATAGTACTGCAGTGTAATTAGTTGTATTTGATGAAAATGTACCTGTTGGCCACAGAGAAAAatttatccaagaggagactaAGGGCTAAGGgcaccttgtgtatgaaattgaTGTTGGAGTAGGTTTCGGAGGTGAAGTTGTATCCATCTGTCAGCAACGTGATGAGGTAGGTGCCGGCAAAGCAGTACTCCACCAAATACTTCAACTTGGGGCCTGGATTCTGCTGCCTCACCTGCAGTCATTCACACAAATACATCACCATACACATACGGTATAATGCAGTACGTACactgtacatacagtacaaaGACATATTGCTAACCTGCTGCCAAGGTGTGGCGCAGAATCGTGCTATCCGTTCCTTGACCGTGTCCAGAGGGATGGACGTGTCAGTGAGGTTGAAGAAGCTCATGGTGTAATAGTAAGCTGAGAacgcctaataataataataatgaatctgCTTTCATGACGTAACCTCAAATCCACAatcatttttatataattttcacatttctacaaaaaaagtcatattttagtATTGTGCTGGTCCGCTTTACCCCGAAGAGCCCCTGCAGAGGCGGCTGGTAGACCCCGTTGAAGGAGCATTGGCTGTATTTGCATTGGCTGAAGTTGAAGAGGCTTCGGACCACGTCCTGGCATTGTTGGAAGTTTCCGATTCCGACGTGCTGGAAAGACTCGGGGGCTCCCCGAGGCTTCCTATCCGACACGCAGGGGCTGTCGTAGAGCTCTGAGTAGTCCTTGGTTGCGACGTAGCCCGGGTGGAAGCACGGGTCCTGGACTGACCGAGGACCTGACTGGCCGAGAATAAGGAAAAAGAAcggaaaatgaaaaaataaaaataaaaaaaatcgcgcACAACAAAATAGGACGCAAGCGTCTTTAAAATGTTGTCGTCATTATCTttcctaaattaaaaaaaaaaaaaatcattaaagtgAAATGCACTATTTCTGAACAATTTTAATGTAATCTAAAAAGTTATGactataaaaacaattttaaaaaaatatttttgggaaaaaaaactttatcctcaaattctgatttttttttttttttttttttttttttttttgttacctctGTCCCttaatgaaaattattttttccttaaatTCTGACTTTGTCTTCCATTTATGACTATTtttattctgacttttttttttttacctccgtaacttaattttttcaaattattttttccttaaatTCTGACTTTGTCTTCCAttcattactttttattttaattctcactttttttaaactccattttttaaattattattttccttaaATTCTGACCTTTTgtcttccatttatttatttttttattcttacttTATTTAACCTCCataacttaattaaaaaaatatattttttccttaaatTCTGACTTTGTCTTCCATttattgcttcttttttttataaatcatttttttctccctaagttctgatttttttcctctagcttttaaaaaaattaattttatccttcaattatgactttttccgtccattaattatatatattatttttttttaacaaagaaaaATACGACTTTCTTAAATATATGACATTCttgtaatatttaataaataaataaaaaatatgtccaAAACAAGAGTTTTTCATCTCGAAAAAATACAATGTTTTTCTCCCGACAAATCTGTTTATCTGAAAAAGGCAACTTAAAAATTTGCGATCTGACTGAGAGAtatacaactttatttttgtaatattacatttttttttttttttttgtaaaatgtgaCCTTTTTCCTCTAACAGTaaagcttgattttttttcccccacgaaaaaaaaacaagaaaagaaaacattatcctcaacaaaatcttttttttctatatttttcttATCTtcgaactaaaaaaaataaaacttttcctAGAAAGTAAAAACATGAACAATTGCATTCTTTGACGAACAATTTTCCTACATTCCCAGTGCACAAAGCCACACCTACTGATATTTTTCCATATGAATGGaccaccccaaaaaaagaaaaaaagaaaaaaaggtcagTCAGGCGTTGAAAGGGCGTGTACCTGAGTGTGGTGCGCCAGTGCCATTCTGAGGGCCTGATCCTTCCCGTAGCACAGGAAGCTGTGCGTGTAAAGGTTGTAGTCGTTTCCGTACAGCCGGAAGGTCACCGAGTTGACCGGCGACTCGGAGCCGTCGAACGCTTTGGACACAAAGCTGATCTGGGTGGACGCCCCGCCGAGGTCCAGGGCCCCTGTGGTCTTCAGGCcctgcgcgcgcacgcacacacatgcagacaTCAAAGTGGGATGTGCAGCAGAAGGTggtcggtaaaaaaaaacaataaaacaaaaggaGATGCGCGAGGACCTGTTTGAGGCGGTCGTCCAAGTAGTTGACGGTGACCCATCCGAAGGCGCCCTCCTCCTGGCCGCTGAGGATCCTGGCGCCCTGGTAGGAGAACGGGAAGGTCTGCAGGGTCTCCGACACGGCCCGGAACACTTCCGCCGACGCCGAGCTGTTCTTCATCCTACGCACAAACAAAAATTAATCAAACATACCTGAACTGGCCCCATCACGGGGTCCAATCAACACCAAATTCAGATTTGCACTAAAATTAAGAGTTCTTTCTAATTTTGTCCACCGGATGGCACAGTCATGAGcacttaaaagggatacttgacttatttagccatttttggcagtcaaacggtaagattttgtctataataaatttgatagtttcattatttttcatgtccaattagtaccttttatttgcaacttgctgtcaactgaaaatgacatcacaatgtgctcagggctcaggtaaccaatcacacctcagcttgtgaatgtcacataaccaaaacagatgagctgtgattggtcgttaacctgagcacatgtgatgtcattttcaaagtggcaaaattgtttttcaacttattaattgtacgtgaaaataatgaaagtatcaaattatttatagacaaaatattaactttttttattgctataataggctaaataagtgaagtatccctttaaatgacaGGAAAGTTTTGcgcttgctcttttttttttttttttcaaagctgtctaaaataacataataataaatgggaatattttcagaatgtaaTTGGAATTATTTGCACCAAAAAACAGCTACTATGATAcgagttgatttttatttatttattttttttatcttaaattgTGAGCGAAAATTTGAAAAAGTGCTTAGATGGCTGTGGCAGTGAGCTTCACAacaagctagcttaatgctaacagtgCACAACACCATAGACACGCTAACGAAACTAGCATAGATGTTGCAGTACTTAGCAACcttatgtgttttttaaaatact encodes the following:
- the LOC144005461 gene encoding potassium channel subfamily K member 1-like → MGGVCARFAEDHRPALNFALLVLAYVAYLLVGAGIFSAVELPYEVRLRDDLEATRRDFLANNTCVSDASLRELLVRALEANNYGVSVVGRRTRRNWDFVSSLFFTSTVLTTTGYGHTVPLSDEGKAFCIFYSVVGIPLTLFFLSAVVQRLMVLVTRRPLAHFPRRWAMSKAKFAAIHAAVLAALVALGILVIPAWIFFSIEQDWNYLESLYFCFISLTTIGLGDYVPGETHSTEDDPHRQIYKLVITLYLLLGLVCMLVLMETCVELPQMKRLRQRFYRDDLRELDAETANIIEREHPTDASDRVIPSVSEQADTVRGGGRPEVPYMLASTRNGKLN
- the entpd1 gene encoding ectonucleoside triphosphate diphosphohydrolase 1, yielding MSAQRADMKEKNSWHKSWVVALAAIGVIAVVALVVVTVVQNMPLSQKYKYGIVLDAGSSHTTVFIYEWPAEKDNNTGRAQQKHACNVKGPGISSYAGTPWKAGQSLRECMREAQENIPEKRHAQTPLYLGATAGMRLLEMKNSSASAEVFRAVSETLQTFPFSYQGARILSGQEEGAFGWVTVNYLDDRLKQGLKTTGALDLGGASTQISFVSKAFDGSESPVNSVTFRLYGNDYNLYTHSFLCYGKDQALRMALAHHTQSGPRSVQDPCFHPGYVATKDYSELYDSPCVSDRKPRGAPESFQHVGIGNFQQCQDVVRSLFNFSQCKYSQCSFNGVYQPPLQGLFGAFSAYYYTMSFFNLTDTSIPLDTVKERIARFCATPWQQVRQQNPGPKLKYLVEYCFAGTYLITLLTDGYNFTSETYSNINFIHKIKGSDAGWTLGYMLNLTNMIPAEAPDAPPLPYAGYVAIVTVIVLLLLVVLLLVVRAVGPRCSKRPHVV